The following are from one region of the Fusarium verticillioides 7600 chromosome 1, whole genome shotgun sequence genome:
- a CDS encoding phosphatidylinositol N-acetylglucosaminyltransferase gpi3 subunit, translated as MTRRTYNIAMVSDFFFPQPGGIESHIYQLATKLVDRGHKVIIITHAYDDRKGVRYLTNGVKVYHVPFLVIYRSATFPTVFSFFPIFRNICIRERVEIVHGHGSLSSLCHEAILHARTMGLRTVFTDHSLFGFADAGTILTNKLLKFTLSDVDHSICVSHTCKENTVLRASLDPVMVSVIPNAVVAENFRPKDVPASPSPQATTFGSEGPVYPPPQRIGPRDTITIVVISRLFYNKGTDLLIASIPRVLENHPNTRFIIAGSGPKAIDLEQMIETNVLQDRVEMLGPIRHEEVRDVMVRGHIYLHPSLTEAFGTVIVEAASCGLYVVCTQVGGIPEVLPSHMTTFAKPEEDDIVLATSKAISAMRAGKIRTEKFHEQVKKMYSWQNVALRTERVYDGISGTIPEDEFYGVDTSGYGSRIRNFALIDRLKRYYGCGIWAGKLFCLCCVVDYLFFLFLEWWFPRDNIDICPDWPRKRPADDDASSRKGAHSNRSSTSQGVPKLE; from the exons ATGACACGCCGCACGTACAATATCGCCATGGTCagcgacttcttcttcccgcAACCAGGAGGCATCGAATCTCACATTTACCAACTCGCTACGAAGCTTGTCGACCGTGGCcacaaagtcatcatcataaCTCATGCCTACGACGACCGGAAGGGTGTGCGGTACCTCACAAACGGCGTCAAGGTCTATCACGTTCCTTTCCTCGTTATCTATCGTTCCGCAACGTTTCCAACGGTCTTTTCATTCTTCCCCATTTTTAGAAACATTTGCATACGCGAGCGCGTCGAGATTGTGCATGGTCATGGCAGCCTTAGCAGTCTATGCCATGAAGCTATCTTGCATGCTCGTACCATGGGGTTACGTACTGTTTTTACAGATCATTCgctctttggctttgccGACGCTGGAACAATTCTCACaaacaagctcctcaagtttACTTtgagtgatgttgatcacAGCATATGTGTCAGCCATACATG TAAGGAAAACACGGTCCTTCGCGCATCACTCGATCCAGTCATGGTCTCTGTGATACCAAACGCTGTTGTTGCAGAAAACTTTCGTCCCAAGGATGTCCCAGCGTCACCATCTCCCCAAGCCACGACTTTTGGCTCAGAAGGACCAGTCTATCCTCCACCTCAGCGTATCGGACCTCGCGATACCATCACAATCGTCGTCATCTCGCGCTTGTTCTATAACAAAGGCACTGATCTCCTTATTGCCTCTATTCCTCGTGTGTTGGAAAATCATCCAAACACCCGCTTTATCATTGCCGGCTCTGGCCCCAAAGCCATCGATCTTGAACAAATGATCGAAACAAACGTGCTCCAGGATCGTGTCGAGATGCTCGGTCCCATCCGTCACGAAGAAGTAAGAGATGTCATGGTTCGAGGTCACATATACCTCCACCCATCTCTGACCGAAGCTTTCGGGACTGTCATTGTTGAGGCCGCCAGCTGTGGGCTTTATGTCGTGTGTACACAGGTTGGCGGCATCCCAGAAGTCCTGCCCTCGCATATGACGACTTTCGCCAaaccagaagaagacgatatcGTCCTCGCCACAAGCAAGGCCATCAGTGCGATGCGTGCGGGAAAGATTCGCACCGAAAAATTCCACGAACAAGTCAAAAAGATGTACTCATGGCAAAATGTCGCTCTGCGCACGGAACGCGTTTATGATGGCATTTCGGGCACCATCCCTGAGGATGAATTCTACGGTGTTGATACATCAGGTTACGGTAGCCGCATACGCAACTTTGCTCTTATAGATCGTCTGAAGCGCTACTATGGTTGTGGTATCTGGGCTGGAAAGCTCTTCTGTCTTTGTTGTGTTGTGGATTacctcttttttctctttctaGAGTGGTGGTTTCCGAGGGACAACATTGATATATGCCCCGACTGGCCTCGCAAGAGACctgccgatgatgatgcaagTTCCAGGAAGGGTGCACATAGTAATCGATCAAGCACATCACAAGGGGTTCCGAAGCTCGAATAA